Proteins found in one Polymorphobacter fuscus genomic segment:
- a CDS encoding helix-turn-helix domain-containing protein, with product MPVIVSLDVMLARRKVRSKELAEAIGITESNLSLLKSGKVKGVRFSTLAAICRYLGCQPGDILAYEPSDDDLHPDANE from the coding sequence ATGCCGGTCATTGTCAGTCTCGACGTGATGCTCGCCCGGCGCAAGGTCCGTTCCAAGGAACTGGCCGAAGCGATCGGCATCACGGAATCGAACTTGTCGTTGTTAAAGTCGGGAAAGGTGAAGGGGGTCCGCTTTTCCACACTTGCCGCGATCTGTCGTTATCTCGGGTGCCAGCCGGGGGACATTCTCGCCTATGAGCCGTCGGACGACGATCTGCATCCCGACGCCAATGAATAA
- a CDS encoding acyloxyacyl hydrolase, with product MIGWKSVFGAAMTLAAASAASQEHDFDAEAPLQRAGPEVAIGLLRHGANFHPLGGQLIFDLPTLPGGQIYEGSEEDGTVDIQLVYRSAPLSIALKPRLTGKLQINTDGRTSFASVGAEWRQHVLQNRVYGQFGIGLTVHDGYRFTPDPFEAGLPARDAQRRYDVYRRRTSFGSRLLFNPNASVGVRLNRHWAVEATWEHFSHRQLFSSQNPGIDNVGVRFVYTIGARR from the coding sequence ATGATCGGCTGGAAGAGCGTCTTTGGCGCCGCAATGACGCTCGCCGCTGCATCGGCGGCATCGCAGGAGCACGATTTCGATGCGGAAGCGCCACTGCAACGGGCCGGACCCGAAGTCGCCATCGGCCTATTGCGACATGGTGCGAATTTTCATCCTCTTGGCGGACAACTGATATTCGATTTGCCCACGCTGCCCGGCGGCCAGATTTATGAAGGCAGCGAAGAGGATGGAACTGTCGATATCCAACTGGTCTATCGCAGCGCACCTTTGTCCATTGCGTTGAAACCGCGACTGACCGGCAAATTGCAGATCAATACGGATGGCCGCACGAGTTTCGCCAGCGTGGGTGCCGAATGGCGCCAGCACGTCTTGCAAAACCGGGTCTATGGTCAATTCGGGATCGGTCTCACCGTGCATGACGGCTATCGTTTCACGCCGGATCCCTTCGAAGCAGGCCTGCCTGCCCGAGACGCGCAGCGACGATATGATGTTTATCGCAGGCGCACGTCCTTCGGCTCGCGCCTTCTCTTCAATCCCAACGCATCGGTCGGGGTCCGGCTGAACCGGCACTGGGCAGTGGAGGCGACGTGGGAGCATTTCAGCCACCGCCAACTCTTTTCCAGCCAGAACCCTGGAATCGATAATGTTGGCGTTCGCTTCGTGTACACGATCGGCGCACGTCGATGA
- a CDS encoding DMT family transporter, giving the protein MNSVTNRGVFWMILSCTAFASMWVLIRYASREVHAFQIVFFRCAIGTLVLLPMMLRNPGLIRLSRLTANLRRAASGFIATMGTFYAVAHAPLATALSINYTAPLFATAGAVLFLGEKIHFRRVAALAAGFAGMLIVVRPGALPLTPGVLAAVISAVSTAFSIVAIRQLVATDDSRAVASWTFILMTPPSFIAALFVWRWPPADVWPLLVAIGCAAAVGQLAMNKAFSLAEASAVLPYDFVRFGLVTLAGIALFGERVDQMTILGGVVIFGATVYLAVRERQVARALLAASVPERPD; this is encoded by the coding sequence GTGAACAGCGTGACCAACCGCGGCGTCTTCTGGATGATCCTGTCCTGCACGGCCTTTGCGTCGATGTGGGTGCTGATCCGCTATGCCTCGCGCGAAGTGCACGCCTTCCAGATCGTGTTTTTCCGCTGCGCGATCGGCACGCTGGTGCTGTTGCCGATGATGCTGCGCAACCCAGGGCTGATCCGGCTGTCGCGGCTGACCGCCAATCTGCGCCGCGCTGCGTCGGGGTTCATCGCCACCATGGGCACCTTCTATGCGGTGGCGCACGCGCCGCTGGCGACGGCGTTGAGCATCAACTACACGGCGCCGCTGTTCGCCACGGCGGGCGCCGTGCTGTTCCTGGGCGAAAAGATCCATTTTCGCCGGGTGGCGGCGCTGGCGGCGGGCTTTGCCGGCATGTTGATCGTCGTGCGGCCGGGCGCCCTGCCGCTGACGCCGGGGGTGCTCGCGGCGGTGATCTCGGCCGTCTCGACGGCGTTTTCGATCGTCGCCATCCGCCAGCTGGTGGCGACCGACGACAGCCGGGCGGTGGCGTCCTGGACGTTCATCCTGATGACGCCGCCCAGCTTTATCGCGGCGCTGTTCGTCTGGCGCTGGCCGCCGGCCGATGTCTGGCCGCTGCTGGTCGCTATCGGCTGCGCGGCGGCGGTGGGGCAGCTGGCGATGAACAAGGCCTTTTCGCTCGCCGAAGCCTCGGCGGTGCTGCCCTATGACTTCGTTCGCTTCGGGCTGGTGACGCTGGCCGGCATCGCGCTGTTCGGCGAACGGGTCGACCAGATGACTATCCTCGGCGGCGTCGTCATTTTCGGCGCCACGGTCTATCTGGCGGTGCGCGAACGCCAGGTGGCGCGGGCGTTGCTGGCGGCGTCGGTGCCCGAACGGCCGGATTGA
- a CDS encoding metallopeptidase family protein, translated as MTSRQTLSPTLADIEALAQAAVERLPPLFRDHLGHVLLRVEDFPDAEVMAEMGLESEWEILGLYQGRHVGMKGDEPSGVLPDMIFLYRRPLLDEWCEGEDSLEAIVTHVLVHEVGHHFGLSDDAMEAIEAATN; from the coding sequence ATGACCAGCCGTCAAACGCTCAGCCCGACTCTTGCCGACATCGAGGCGCTGGCGCAGGCCGCGGTGGAGCGCCTGCCGCCGCTGTTCCGCGACCATCTCGGCCATGTCCTGCTGCGCGTCGAGGATTTCCCCGATGCCGAGGTGATGGCCGAGATGGGGCTGGAGAGCGAATGGGAGATCCTGGGGCTGTACCAGGGCCGCCATGTCGGGATGAAGGGCGACGAGCCATCGGGTGTGCTGCCCGACATGATCTTCCTGTATCGCCGGCCGTTGCTCGATGAATGGTGCGAGGGCGAGGACAGCCTGGAAGCAATCGTCACCCATGTGCTTGTCCATGAGGTCGGCCATCATTTCGGGCTGAGCGATGACGCCATGGAAGCGATCGAGGCCGCAACGAATTGA
- a CDS encoding SDR family NAD(P)-dependent oxidoreductase, which translates to MELAGLSAVVTGGASGLGEATARALAAQGVKVAIFDMNAEKGEAVAADIGGVFCNVNVTSDESVDAGFAKARAAIGQERILINCAGTGNAAKTASRSRETGEIKHFPLDAFNMIIQINLVGTFRCVAKSAAGMLTLPALADGERGAIVNTASVAAEDGQMGQAAYSASKGGVVGMTLPIARDLMSEGIRVNTILPGIFNTPLMNGAPQNVKDALAASVPFPKRLGNPSEYASLAVEMCRNSYFNGEDVRIDGAIRMAPR; encoded by the coding sequence ATGGAACTTGCAGGTTTGTCGGCCGTGGTCACCGGCGGCGCATCGGGGCTGGGCGAAGCGACGGCGCGCGCGCTCGCGGCACAGGGCGTCAAGGTCGCCATCTTCGACATGAACGCCGAAAAGGGCGAAGCCGTCGCCGCGGACATCGGCGGTGTGTTCTGCAACGTCAACGTCACCAGCGACGAATCGGTCGATGCGGGCTTTGCCAAGGCACGCGCCGCGATCGGCCAGGAACGCATTTTGATCAACTGCGCCGGCACCGGCAACGCCGCCAAGACCGCCAGCCGCAGCCGCGAAACGGGGGAAATCAAGCATTTCCCGCTCGACGCCTTCAACATGATCATCCAGATCAACCTCGTCGGCACCTTCCGCTGCGTCGCCAAGTCGGCGGCGGGGATGCTGACCCTGCCGGCACTGGCGGACGGCGAGCGCGGCGCGATCGTCAATACGGCGTCGGTGGCGGCCGAAGACGGCCAGATGGGCCAGGCCGCCTATTCGGCGTCGAAGGGCGGCGTCGTAGGCATGACCCTGCCGATCGCGCGCGACCTGATGAGCGAAGGCATCCGCGTCAACACCATCCTGCCCGGCATCTTCAACACGCCGCTGATGAACGGCGCGCCGCAGAATGTGAAAGACGCGCTCGCCGCCTCGGTGCCGTTCCCGAAGCGGCTCGGCAACCCCAGCGAATATGCGTCGCTGGCAGTGGAGATGTGCCGCAATTCCTATTTCAACGGCGAGGATGTGCGGATCGACGGCGCCATCCGGATGGCGCCCCGCTGA
- a CDS encoding 4a-hydroxytetrahydrobiopterin dehydratase: MIARLNDAEITAALPDVPGWTRNGDGIERQYRFADFVTAFAFMSRVALLAEKADHHPEWSNVYNKVDVRLTTHDAGGLSARDFALAKAIDG; encoded by the coding sequence ATGATCGCCAGACTGAACGACGCCGAAATCACCGCCGCGCTGCCCGATGTGCCGGGCTGGACCCGGAACGGCGACGGGATCGAGCGGCAGTATCGCTTCGCCGATTTCGTCACAGCCTTTGCCTTCATGTCGCGCGTCGCGCTGCTGGCGGAAAAGGCCGACCATCATCCGGAATGGTCGAATGTCTACAACAAGGTCGATGTCCGGCTGACGACGCACGACGCCGGCGGGCTTTCGGCGCGGGACTTTGCGCTGGCGAAAGCGATCGATGGGTGA
- a CDS encoding Y-family DNA polymerase: MFLPCYAPAMVTASLRWLYLDLNSYFAHVEQQLDPSLRGQPVVVAPVDSDSTSAIAASYEAKKFGIRTGTKIHEARALCRDIRVVPARHGEYVRFHHAIIAEVERHVPVTAVCSIDEVACRLLDNENAPAAVTALAARIKAGIRAHVGECLTVSIGVAPNRLLAKMAADMQKPDGLTILPPETLAARLATLKLSDIPGVGRNMERRLAAAGIVTMERLLALTPREARLAWGSVWGERMHWLLQGADVAEVPTQQRSIGHSHVLGPDKRSPDRARLVARRLAAKAATRLRRAERTAGWIGLAVKAEARFGEKPAKWSSGLRLPQVMDTVTLLERLDTLWHRMRGEFGPQRYLQVSIVLGELGDAGAVQHDLFQGASAPGLFDGPSTPSAADAARRLALSVAMDKVNARFGRDAVTLGHDAAGASRSQGPRIAFTRIPELAEFHE; the protein is encoded by the coding sequence ATGTTCCTGCCGTGCTATGCACCCGCCATGGTGACGGCATCGCTCCGCTGGCTGTATCTCGACCTCAACAGCTATTTTGCGCATGTCGAGCAACAGCTTGACCCGTCGCTGCGTGGCCAGCCGGTCGTCGTCGCCCCCGTCGACAGCGATTCGACCAGCGCCATTGCCGCCAGCTACGAAGCCAAGAAATTCGGCATCCGCACCGGCACCAAGATCCACGAAGCACGCGCGCTGTGCCGCGACATTCGCGTCGTCCCGGCCCGCCATGGCGAATATGTCCGCTTCCACCACGCCATCATCGCCGAGGTGGAGCGCCATGTCCCCGTCACCGCCGTCTGCTCGATCGACGAGGTCGCCTGCCGCCTGCTCGACAATGAAAATGCACCGGCCGCCGTCACCGCCCTCGCCGCGCGCATCAAGGCCGGCATCCGCGCCCATGTCGGCGAATGCCTGACGGTGTCGATCGGAGTCGCCCCCAACCGGCTGCTCGCCAAGATGGCGGCGGACATGCAGAAGCCCGACGGCCTGACCATCCTGCCGCCCGAAACGCTGGCGGCGCGGCTGGCGACGCTGAAACTGTCCGACATCCCGGGCGTCGGCCGCAACATGGAACGCCGACTGGCCGCTGCCGGCATCGTCACCATGGAACGGTTGCTGGCGCTGACCCCGCGCGAGGCGCGCCTGGCCTGGGGCAGCGTCTGGGGGGAACGCATGCACTGGCTGTTGCAGGGCGCCGATGTCGCCGAAGTGCCGACGCAGCAGCGCAGCATCGGCCACAGCCATGTGCTCGGCCCCGACAAGCGCAGCCCCGACCGGGCGCGGCTGGTCGCCCGCCGCCTCGCCGCCAAGGCCGCGACCCGGTTGCGCCGCGCCGAACGCACCGCCGGCTGGATCGGCCTGGCGGTCAAGGCGGAAGCCCGGTTCGGCGAAAAGCCGGCCAAATGGTCGTCCGGGCTGCGGCTGCCGCAGGTCATGGACACGGTGACGCTGCTCGAACGGCTCGACACGCTCTGGCATCGCATGCGCGGCGAGTTCGGCCCGCAGCGCTATCTCCAGGTCAGCATCGTCCTTGGCGAGCTCGGCGACGCCGGTGCGGTCCAACACGATTTGTTCCAGGGCGCCTCCGCGCCGGGCCTGTTCGATGGCCCCTCCACCCCTTCCGCCGCCGATGCGGCGCGCCGACTGGCGCTGTCGGTCGCCATGGACAAGGTCAACGCCCGCTTCGGCCGCGATGCCGTCACCCTGGGCCATGATGCCGCGGGCGCGTCGCGGTCACAGGGCCCGCGCATCGCCTTCACCCGCATCCCGGAACTCGCCGAGTTTCACGAATAA
- a CDS encoding NAD(P)/FAD-dependent oxidoreductase, which translates to MPRTRPDGKKTQIVVVGGGAGGLELVTKLGANLSRQDFDIILVDRNATHIWKPLLHEVAAGSLDANLDEVGYRGHAFRWGYRYFDGALEDIDRAAKQIVVAPIIDEDGNEVIGRHRIRYDYLVMAVGSVSNDFGTPGVRENTISLDTRADADRFRRRLLNQCLRVSRQMTADPDAESYARVAIVGGGATGVELAAELYSAATALGFYGLEVFDEKRLQVTLIEAGPRILPALPDKLAASATAELEALGVRVLANTPVTSATPEAIITKSGEVIGADIMVWAAGVKGAPFLANIGGLETTRNNQLVVGSTLQTTLDDCIFAIGDCAYYVPEGQGRPIPPRAQAAHQMATTVYHNLRAAIAGKPMRDFVYRDKGSLVSLARYTTVGSLMGNLVGGRMAIEGRLARLVYTSLYRMHLLAIHGWVKGFSLLLVGHVNQVVRPQLKLH; encoded by the coding sequence ATGCCGCGCACGCGACCGGACGGCAAGAAAACCCAGATCGTCGTTGTCGGCGGTGGGGCAGGGGGGCTGGAGCTTGTCACCAAGCTCGGCGCCAACCTGTCGCGCCAGGATTTCGACATCATCCTTGTTGATCGCAACGCCACCCATATCTGGAAGCCGCTGCTGCACGAGGTCGCGGCCGGGTCGCTCGATGCCAATCTCGACGAGGTCGGCTATCGCGGCCATGCCTTTCGCTGGGGTTACCGCTATTTCGACGGCGCGCTGGAGGATATCGACCGCGCCGCCAAGCAGATCGTCGTCGCGCCGATCATCGATGAGGATGGCAACGAGGTCATCGGGCGGCATCGCATCCGCTATGACTATCTGGTGATGGCGGTCGGGTCGGTGTCGAACGACTTCGGCACGCCGGGCGTGCGGGAGAATACCATCTCGCTCGATACCCGCGCCGATGCCGACCGCTTCCGCCGGCGGCTGCTCAACCAGTGCTTGCGCGTCTCGCGCCAGATGACCGCCGACCCCGACGCCGAATCCTATGCCCGCGTCGCCATCGTCGGCGGCGGCGCCACCGGCGTCGAGCTGGCGGCGGAACTCTATTCGGCGGCCACGGCGCTGGGCTTCTACGGGCTGGAGGTCTTTGATGAAAAGCGCCTGCAGGTGACGCTGATCGAGGCCGGGCCGCGCATCCTGCCGGCGCTGCCCGACAAGCTGGCGGCCTCCGCCACTGCCGAGCTCGAAGCGCTGGGCGTCCGGGTGCTCGCCAACACGCCGGTAACGTCGGCGACACCCGAGGCGATCATCACCAAAAGCGGGGAGGTCATCGGCGCCGACATCATGGTCTGGGCCGCGGGTGTGAAGGGGGCGCCGTTCCTGGCCAACATCGGCGGGCTGGAAACGACGCGCAACAACCAGCTGGTCGTCGGGTCGACGCTGCAGACGACGCTCGACGACTGCATCTTCGCCATCGGCGACTGCGCCTATTATGTGCCGGAGGGGCAGGGCCGGCCGATTCCGCCGCGTGCCCAGGCGGCACACCAGATGGCGACGACGGTCTATCACAACCTGCGCGCCGCCATCGCCGGCAAGCCGATGCGCGACTTCGTCTATCGCGACAAGGGCTCGCTGGTCAGCCTGGCGCGCTACACCACCGTCGGCAGCCTGATGGGCAATCTCGTCGGCGGCCGCATGGCGATCGAGGGCCGGCTGGCGCGGCTGGTCTATACCTCGCTGTACCGCATGCACCTGCTCGCCATCCATGGCTGGGTGAAGGGTTTTTCGCTGCTGCTCGTCGGGCACGTCAACCAGGTCGTCCGCCCCCAGCTGAAGCTGCACTGA